From the Clarias gariepinus isolate MV-2021 ecotype Netherlands chromosome 3, CGAR_prim_01v2, whole genome shotgun sequence genome, one window contains:
- the mphosph10 gene encoding U3 small nucleolar ribonucleoprotein protein MPP10 — MAGEPVSDTLEKCLQLLNSGTAQPELFLNVQDGLATDFTSLTKTLYDLHKAHKRNGWEGSPLTQLVVENFDEEQIWQELELQNTAVLRHFQDAVSQAVTDDTLTLLEEESEKEQEEENGGQEEDDDDDDINDDEEEEEEGDEQDDEEDGKIKKGLESMLSLSDDDEDSDIDFDVDELEKQSKQKKKTDIQFPKSRTVSEVDDQFFKLSDMEAFLDDMDKREGKEHAGEDIDYFQDLPSDEDDDELVFDKPAASKSKKKSKSSRNVKYKDYFVDEEPVQREPDEKDESESADEEEEDEEAEEEEEEEDDDEEDVERDDFDEGDAESQKARNALRKVTFDLPSESEGEDVEDILGGKSKNISKTDAKSAFEKRQEKMQEKISKLEKAALAEKPWQLTGEVSAQTRPENSMLEEDLDFDQASRMAPAVTEETTLQLEEIIKQRIKDQAWDDVVRKEKPKEEVFEYKKRLTLDHEKSKLSLAEVYEQEYIKLNQEKTEEEENPAHVEIQKLMDSLFLKLDALSNFHFTPKPHIPEVKVVSNLPSITMEEVAPVSVSNATLLAPEEVKEKNKAGDVIGDTEKTATDKKRERRKKKKLKRLKIQEREKKTKLKEAASDGKIKKKSKAQVEETLKKLTKGGKAKLLTDDGMDKALRSSQAFFSQLQDQVKSQIKSSKNQSGKKKKQKEVSASKLKL; from the exons ATGGCGGGTGAGCCTGTTAGCGACACGCTGGAGAAGTGTTTACAGCTTTTAAACAGCGGCACAGCGCAGCCAGAACTATTTCTAAA TGTGCAGGATGGCTTGGCCACAGACTTCACATCTCTCACAAAGACTTTGTACGATTTGCACAAAGCCCATAAGCGGAATGGGTGGGAAGGGAGCCCGCTGACCCAGCTGGTGGTGGAGAACTTTGACGAAGAACAGATCTGGCAGGAGCTCGAGCTTCAGAACACGGCTGTGCTCAGGCACTTCCAGGACGCAGTGAGCCAGGCGGTCACAGACGACACATTGACGCTTTTAGAAGAAGAATCAGAGAAGGAACAAGAGGAGGAAAATGGTGGgcaggaggaggatgatgatgatgatgacatcaatgatgatgaggaggaggaagaggaaggtgATGAGCAGGATGATGAAGAggatggtaaaataaaaaaaggacttgAGTCCATGTTATCTCTGTCCGATGACGACGAGGACTCGGATATCGATTTCGACGTTGATGAGTTAGAAAAACAatccaaacaaaaaaagaaaacagacatCCAGTTCCCTAAATCTAGGACTGTCTCAGAAGTGGACGATCAGTTTTTTAAGCTGTCAGACATGGAGGCTTTTCTCGATGATATGGACAAGAGGGAGGGAAAGGAACATGCTGGGGAGGACATTGACTACTTTCAGGACCTGCCTTcagatgaggatgatgatgaattGGTGTTTGATAAACCTGCTGCATCTAAGAGTAAGAAAAAG tcAAAAAGTTCCAGAAATGTGAAATACAAAGATTACTTTGTGGATGAAGAACCTGTTCAACGCGAGCCAGATGAGAAGGATGAGTCAGAGTCTGctgatgaggaagaggaggatgaagaagcagaagaggaggaggaggaggaggatgatgatgaagaggacGTGGAAAGAGATGATTTTGATGA AGGCGACGCTGAGAGCCAGAAAGCCAGAAACGCTTTGCGCAAAGTGACCTTCGACCTCCCTAGTGAGAGTGAAGGAGAGGATGTGGAGGACATTCTAGGCGGAAAGTCAAAAAACATATCGAAGACAGATGCCAAGTCAGCGTTTgagaaaagacaggaaaag ATGCAAGAGAAGATTAGTAAGCTGGAGAAGGCAGCGTTAGCTGAGAAGCCGTGGCAGCTGACCGGAGAGGTGTCGGCACAGACTCGGCCAGAGAACAGCATGCTGGAGGAGGATCTGGATTTTGATCAGGCCTCCAGGATGG CGCCTGCGGTCACGGAGGAGACGACGCTCCAGCTTGAGGAGATCATCAAGCAGAGAATCAAAGACCAG GCCTGGGATGATGTTGTGAGGAAGGAGAAGCCAAAGGAGGAAGTGTTCGAGTATAAGAAAAGGCTGACGCTGGACCACGAAAAGAGCAAGCTGAGTCTGGCTGAAGTGTACGAGCAGGAGTACATCAAGCTGAACCAG GAAAAGACTGAGGAAGAAGAGAATCCGGCCCATGTAGAAATTCAGAAGCTTATGGACTCCCTCTTCTTGAAACTGGATGCACTTTCCAACTTCCACTTTACACCAAAACCA CATATTCCTGAGGTTAAGGTCGTCTCCAATCTGCCTTCAATCACGATGGAGGAAGTGGCTCCGGTCAGCGTCAGCAATGCCACACTTTTGGCTCCCGAAGAAGTCAAG GAGAAGAACAAGGCTGGAGACGTTATCGGTGACACTGAGAAAACCGCCACCGATAAGAAACGCGAGAGACGCAAGAAGAAGAAGCTGAAGCGGCTGAAGATCCAGGAGCgtgagaagaagacaaagcttaaaGAAGCTGCGAGTGATGGAAAGATCAAGAAAAAGTCAAAGGCCCAAGTAGAAGAGACTCTTAAGAAACTTACTAAAGGAGGGAAAGCCAAATTACTCACG GATGACGGGATGGACAAAGCGCTGCGCTCCTCTCAAGCCTTCTTCTCCCAACTTCAAGACCAAGTTAAGAGTCAGATCAAGAGCTCCAAGAATCAGTCTggcaaaaagaagaaacagaaagaggtTTCTGCCAGCAAGCTCAAGTTATAG
- the mcee gene encoding methylmalonyl-CoA epimerase, mitochondrial encodes MAASLLKVAGTCISKCALHRSLLVRTFSSSLPVSQSVPPSLWKLGRLNHVAIAVPDLEKATALYQDVLGAQVSATVPLPEHGVYTVFVELGNTKLELLHPLGEKSPIAGFLQKNKAGGMHHICIEVDDINSAIADLKAKKIRLLSPEPRIGAHGKPVMFLHPKDCDGVLVEIEQA; translated from the exons ATGGCGGCCTCCTTGCTGAAGGTTGCAG GTACATGTATTTCAAAGTGTGCTCTTCACCGGTCTCTATTAGTGAGGACTTTTTCCTCATCGTTACCTGTCAGTCAAAGTGTCCCTCCATCCTTGTGGAAGTTGGGTAGACTGAACCATGTTGCGATCGCTGTACCAGACTTGGAGAAGGCAACAGCCTTGTACCAGGATGTACTTGGCGCCCAGGTCAGCGCTACTGTGCCCTTGCCTGAGCATGGGGTTTACACTGTATTTGTGGAGCTAGGCAACACCAAACTGGAGCTCCTGCATCCTCTGGGAGAAAAGAGCCCCATTGCAGGCTTCCTGCAGAAGAACAAAGCTGGGGGAATGCACCACATCTGCATCGAG GTCGATGATATAAATTCAGCAATAGCGGATTTGAAGGCAAAGAAAATTAGACTGCTTTCTCCAGAGCCGCGGATCGGTGCTCATGGCAAACCTGTGATGTTCCTCCATCCTAAAGACTGCGATGGGGTTCTTGTTGAAATAGAGCAAGCATAA